In Streptomyces sp. DG2A-72, one genomic interval encodes:
- a CDS encoding GPP34 family phosphoprotein, with translation MTTAQDLLIVTLDSAADRPAEQGDVSLALAGAELLDLADARAVTLDGDHIVPGPQHDLGERLLNEAVSALVRQAPYESVEEWLWRRGRGLHAAYLAALETEGDVTRPRRRWSPLRSERTAVAVPDSPARSHAAERWASGEPVLAGLATAVGIRDEPSEDLADLTDDAVITVLAAVSDAVTELAAVRQRRSIEDAAFDNIWRGP, from the coding sequence ATGACCACAGCACAGGACCTGCTCATCGTCACCCTGGACTCCGCCGCCGACCGCCCCGCCGAGCAGGGCGACGTCTCGCTGGCGCTCGCCGGAGCCGAACTGCTCGACCTCGCCGACGCCCGGGCCGTCACCCTGGACGGCGACCACATCGTCCCCGGCCCGCAACACGACCTGGGGGAGCGCCTGTTGAACGAGGCGGTGTCGGCCCTCGTACGGCAGGCACCGTACGAGTCCGTCGAGGAGTGGCTGTGGCGCCGGGGCCGCGGCCTGCACGCCGCGTATCTCGCCGCCCTGGAGACGGAAGGAGACGTCACCCGGCCACGCCGTCGCTGGAGCCCCCTCCGCAGCGAACGAACAGCAGTGGCAGTGCCCGACTCGCCGGCTCGGAGTCACGCGGCCGAGCGCTGGGCATCGGGCGAGCCCGTCCTCGCCGGTCTCGCGACCGCCGTCGGGATCCGCGACGAGCCGTCCGAAGACCTCGCGGACCTCACCGACGACGCGGTCATCACCGTATTGGCGGCCGTGAGCGACGCCGTGACGGAGCTGGCGGCCGTACGGCAGCGGCGAAGCATCGAAGACGCGGCCTTCGACAACATCTGGCGGGGGCCGTGA
- a CDS encoding FG-GAP-like repeat-containing protein — protein sequence MRSKRPTSRRRTSRTTATAAATVLLTIGATITATTTSATAAPAPITHDDFNSDGYRDLVVSAPGGTVSGKKGAGYVAVLYGSATGLSTSRRATFSMSTPGVEGLAQTGDRFGQSTATADVDRDGYDDLVVGAPGKDIGSAVDAGSATVLFGSATGLQATDSRWLREITPVAGNRFGMGLAAGWFKVDDSSVAIISRSTLWAFSFEVMSYGRVMSSDYSALSLYVPADFRPASLTMGDYNKDRADDLVILGTESYGQAGLSGRAIYVSGGRGGWADRYEISGGGPVGASGDVNKDGYTDLVVGSPTERDSAGNPSGAGVIYVHFGGPGGPGSPTGGSNRQFWTQNSPGVPGVNRVGDRFGGAVTVGDVDGDGYGDVAIGAPGNDMGTALDAGTVWVMRGSATGLTTNGIRTLSQSPRAVPGTPEKADQFGGALRLIDADRNLRASLIASAPGEDTGDGRVWVFPGTSGGLSTNRSWSFNGGTLRAPTADARFGETLAPHGR from the coding sequence GTGCGCAGCAAGCGACCCACCAGCAGACGCAGGACGAGCCGGACGACCGCCACGGCCGCGGCGACCGTGCTGCTGACGATCGGCGCCACGATCACCGCGACGACCACTTCGGCCACGGCCGCCCCCGCGCCCATCACCCACGACGACTTCAACAGCGACGGCTACCGCGATCTCGTCGTCTCCGCCCCCGGCGGCACCGTCAGCGGCAAGAAGGGCGCCGGCTACGTCGCCGTTCTGTATGGCTCGGCGACCGGCCTCTCCACCTCCCGGCGGGCGACTTTCAGCATGAGCACCCCCGGCGTGGAAGGTCTCGCCCAGACCGGCGACCGGTTCGGGCAGTCCACCGCCACGGCCGATGTGGACCGCGACGGGTACGACGACCTCGTCGTCGGCGCACCCGGCAAGGACATCGGCTCCGCCGTCGACGCGGGCTCGGCCACCGTGCTGTTCGGCTCCGCGACCGGGCTGCAGGCCACCGACAGCCGATGGCTGCGGGAGATCACCCCGGTGGCGGGCAACCGCTTCGGGATGGGACTGGCCGCCGGGTGGTTCAAGGTCGACGACTCGTCGGTCGCCATCATCTCCAGAAGCACCTTGTGGGCCTTCAGCTTCGAAGTCATGTCCTACGGCCGGGTCATGAGCTCGGACTACAGCGCACTGTCCTTGTACGTGCCCGCGGACTTCCGTCCCGCCTCGCTCACCATGGGCGATTACAACAAGGACCGCGCGGACGACCTGGTCATTCTCGGGACCGAAAGCTACGGCCAGGCGGGCTTGTCCGGCAGGGCGATCTACGTGTCCGGGGGGCGGGGTGGGTGGGCGGACCGCTATGAGATTTCCGGCGGTGGCCCGGTCGGTGCGTCGGGCGACGTCAACAAGGACGGTTACACCGACCTCGTCGTGGGCTCTCCCACCGAGCGCGATTCCGCAGGCAACCCTTCCGGCGCCGGTGTCATCTACGTCCATTTCGGCGGACCCGGCGGCCCGGGCAGCCCGACCGGCGGCTCCAACAGGCAGTTCTGGACCCAGAACTCGCCTGGCGTCCCGGGCGTCAACCGGGTCGGCGACCGCTTCGGGGGTGCCGTCACCGTGGGTGACGTCGACGGTGACGGCTACGGCGACGTCGCGATCGGCGCCCCGGGGAACGACATGGGCACCGCCCTCGACGCGGGCACCGTCTGGGTGATGCGGGGCTCTGCCACGGGCCTGACCACGAACGGCATCCGCACCCTCAGTCAGAGCCCCAGGGCGGTCCCCGGCACCCCCGAGAAGGCCGACCAGTTCGGCGGCGCGCTGCGGCTCATCGACGCCGACCGTAACCTCAGGGCCAGCCTGATCGCCTCCGCCCCCGGCGAGGACACGGGCGACGGCCGCGTCTGGGTCTTCCCCGGCACCAGCGGCGGCCTCTCCACCAACCGATCATGGTCCTTCAACGGCGGCACGCTCCGTGCCCCCACCGCCGACGCCCGTTTCGGGGAGACGCTCGCCCCTCACGGCCGTTGA
- a CDS encoding PP2C family protein-serine/threonine phosphatase has translation MAQGFESIHSPAAVEAGGRGGAPARGVGAPSLLGALRSAAGRIGTTLDKDTTCAELTREVAGQVGAAAAILRVRSGSGSEYEAVCGNPAVLPDAEWAAAVAGESAALGEGGVVHAASDGSRPALCVPLTACGHHYGLLVCAREGVPFTRAEGELVEFLAERASSNIRHAREHDAVSDIVGKLQRALLAEPGRPHPNLDVAIRYLPVGQRALVGGDWCETVRLHFGRTLLVVGDVMGHGLEAAVDMAAYRSALRYIASADLPPHRVLRQLDDIASREADRRPATCLIARVDPVRGLVTLASAGHLPPAVIDGEGRVALLPVPVGPPLGTGLGGYQPATYRLEPSETLMLFTDGLVERRGEDIDQSLHRLAGLSFSAVAGVEDVLDTALARLDARNAEDDVAALAARLQHRSAHAHDLQRSSS, from the coding sequence GTGGCGCAGGGGTTCGAGTCGATTCACAGTCCGGCGGCCGTGGAGGCCGGCGGTCGCGGCGGTGCGCCCGCACGAGGCGTGGGTGCGCCGTCCCTGTTGGGTGCGCTGCGGTCGGCTGCGGGCCGGATCGGTACGACGCTGGACAAGGACACCACCTGTGCGGAGCTGACCCGGGAGGTCGCCGGCCAGGTGGGAGCCGCGGCGGCGATCCTGCGGGTGCGGAGCGGGAGCGGCTCGGAGTACGAGGCCGTGTGCGGGAACCCGGCGGTGCTGCCCGACGCCGAGTGGGCGGCAGCTGTCGCGGGGGAGTCGGCGGCGCTGGGGGAGGGCGGGGTCGTGCATGCGGCTTCCGACGGCTCCCGGCCCGCGCTGTGCGTGCCGCTCACCGCCTGCGGGCACCACTACGGCCTGCTGGTGTGCGCCCGTGAGGGTGTGCCGTTCACGCGCGCCGAGGGAGAGCTGGTGGAGTTCCTCGCGGAACGGGCCTCTTCGAACATCCGGCATGCCCGGGAGCACGACGCGGTGAGCGACATCGTCGGCAAGCTGCAGCGCGCACTGCTCGCCGAACCCGGTCGGCCGCACCCCAACCTGGACGTCGCCATCCGCTATCTGCCGGTGGGGCAGCGGGCCCTGGTCGGCGGTGACTGGTGCGAGACCGTCCGGCTGCACTTCGGACGTACGCTCCTGGTCGTCGGTGACGTCATGGGCCACGGCCTGGAAGCCGCCGTGGACATGGCGGCCTACCGCTCGGCCCTGCGGTACATAGCCTCCGCCGACCTGCCGCCGCATCGCGTGCTGCGCCAGCTCGACGACATCGCCTCCAGGGAGGCGGACCGCCGCCCGGCCACCTGCCTCATCGCGCGCGTGGACCCCGTCCGCGGGCTGGTGACCCTGGCCAGTGCCGGGCATCTGCCGCCGGCCGTGATCGACGGAGAGGGCCGGGTCGCACTCCTTCCGGTGCCGGTCGGCCCGCCCCTGGGCACCGGCCTCGGCGGCTACCAGCCGGCGACCTACCGGCTGGAGCCCTCCGAGACGCTCATGCTGTTCACCGACGGACTCGTCGAGCGCCGCGGTGAGGACATCGACCAGTCCCTGCACCGGCTGGCCGGTCTCAGCTTCTCGGCTGTCGCCGGCGTCGAGGACGTCCTCGACACTGCGCTCGCCCGCCTCGACGCCCGCAACGCCGAAGACGATGTCGCGGCACTGGCCGCCCGGCTCCAGCACCGCTCCGCGCACGCACACGACTTGCAGCGCTCCAGCTCCTGA
- a CDS encoding GDSL-type esterase/lipase family protein has product MAYGSSVVDGAGNTDCGPACTPDGTDQRWTDFLARRIVRELPADRQLAIANAGINGTPSAPDCPGTSDVYEGLDAAARLDRDVLSRHGVTGVIFFYGTNDLQNRCTSEQILDSYRGVFSRLHAAGVKVYVVPSTPRPGYTDQMNRYRWDIGTWAGHQGDCGGACDGVIDFDQVIKDPVAPNSISAKYDVGDGVHVNIAGHRAEAETISLRRLLSSVGR; this is encoded by the coding sequence GTGGCGTACGGCAGTTCGGTCGTCGACGGAGCGGGCAACACCGACTGCGGCCCGGCCTGCACGCCGGACGGGACCGACCAACGCTGGACGGATTTCCTGGCCCGCCGGATCGTCCGCGAGCTTCCCGCCGACCGTCAGCTCGCCATCGCCAACGCCGGCATCAACGGCACTCCCAGCGCACCGGACTGCCCCGGCACCTCCGACGTGTACGAGGGCCTGGATGCGGCGGCCCGCCTCGACCGCGATGTGCTCTCCCGCCACGGTGTCACCGGCGTGATCTTCTTCTACGGCACCAACGACCTGCAGAACCGCTGCACGTCCGAGCAGATCCTCGACAGCTACCGCGGGGTCTTCAGCCGGCTGCACGCGGCGGGCGTGAAGGTGTACGTCGTGCCCAGCACCCCTCGCCCCGGATACACGGACCAGATGAACCGGTACCGGTGGGACATCGGCACATGGGCGGGCCATCAGGGCGACTGCGGCGGCGCATGCGACGGGGTCATCGACTTCGATCAGGTCATCAAGGACCCGGTCGCGCCGAACAGCATCAGCGCGAAGTACGACGTGGGCGACGGCGTGCACGTCAACATCGCCGGACACCGGGCCGAAGCCGAGACGATCTCGCTGCGCAGGCTGCTGTCCTCTGTGGGCAGGTGA
- a CDS encoding TetR/AcrR family transcriptional regulator → MQPADPTPPEGGPGKPRSARTPRADALRNRDKLIQVARAAFASGDGTVVLEGIAREAGVGIGTLYRHFPTREALVEAVYAAELDDVTGSAPALLQELPPDAALRAWMVRYAAFIATKRGMADTLRAAWASGRIATPATRERITSAIATILARGAEDGSLRPDVEPEDVTVMLLGIFLAGTTGDTSARTERLIDLVMDALTPR, encoded by the coding sequence ATGCAGCCCGCCGACCCGACGCCCCCAGAAGGCGGCCCCGGGAAGCCGCGCAGCGCCCGCACCCCCCGCGCGGACGCGCTCCGCAACCGCGACAAGCTCATCCAAGTCGCCCGCGCCGCGTTCGCCTCCGGCGACGGCACCGTCGTACTCGAAGGCATCGCCCGCGAGGCCGGCGTCGGCATCGGCACGCTGTACCGCCACTTCCCGACCCGCGAGGCACTGGTCGAGGCCGTCTACGCCGCAGAACTCGACGACGTCACCGGGAGCGCACCTGCCCTGCTCCAGGAACTACCGCCGGATGCGGCGCTCCGAGCGTGGATGGTGCGCTACGCCGCCTTCATCGCCACCAAGCGCGGCATGGCCGACACCCTCCGCGCCGCCTGGGCCTCCGGCCGGATCGCCACACCGGCCACCCGGGAACGCATCACCTCCGCCATCGCCACGATCCTCGCCCGCGGAGCCGAAGACGGCTCCCTCCGCCCCGACGTCGAACCGGAGGACGTCACCGTCATGCTGCTGGGGATCTTCCTGGCCGGCACCACCGGCGACACCTCGGCACGGACGGAACGGCTGATCGACCTGGTCATGGATGCGCTGACGCCGAGGTAG
- a CDS encoding HupE/UreJ family protein yields MTRPRNWLTTALRLVAGIAIAVPAALLLGAPPAAAHPMPHSVVELDVYQASVAARLELPVDDFSRASGIDLSDTTQATLSGKAEAIRTYLGKHIHPATTQGKAWQVSIGSLSLSRTEQTSTGPYRELVAEAVLTPPAGTDVRHFTFDYDVIVHQVITHTALVTIRQDWATGQIDGEGATQVGTIRVDTRTMTVPALKVDLGDGSAWRGFLAMVKLGGDHILTGTDHLLFLLILLLPAPLAATGRRWDGLVGARSALGRIARITLAFTVGHSVALAVTALGRLDIPDWPVEAFIAASILVGAIHAIRPLFPGKEALVAGVFGLGHGMAFSFVLAEMHLSTGQLVTSLLGFNLGIELVQLLLVCLALPSLLMLARLRIQPTLRLAGALLTGTAAVGWLADRLGLPNPVARAADSAGSHTTPMLAALTVTALAATAWTLATRQHARPGPTEPAAATCPELESSPS; encoded by the coding sequence ATGACCCGACCGCGAAACTGGCTGACCACAGCACTGCGTCTGGTGGCCGGGATCGCGATCGCGGTACCGGCGGCGCTCCTCCTCGGGGCGCCGCCGGCCGCCGCGCATCCGATGCCGCACTCGGTGGTGGAACTCGACGTGTACCAGGCGTCGGTCGCCGCACGGCTGGAACTGCCGGTCGACGACTTCTCCCGGGCCAGCGGGATCGACCTGAGCGACACCACCCAGGCCACGCTGTCCGGAAAGGCCGAGGCCATCCGGACCTACCTCGGCAAGCACATCCACCCGGCCACCACCCAGGGCAAGGCCTGGCAGGTCAGCATCGGCAGCCTGAGCCTCAGCCGCACCGAGCAGACCTCCACCGGCCCCTACCGCGAGCTGGTCGCCGAGGCCGTACTCACCCCGCCGGCCGGCACCGACGTACGCCACTTCACCTTCGACTACGACGTCATCGTCCACCAGGTCATCACGCACACCGCCCTGGTGACGATACGTCAGGACTGGGCCACCGGGCAGATCGACGGCGAGGGCGCCACCCAGGTCGGCACCATCCGGGTCGACACCCGGACCATGACCGTCCCCGCCCTGAAAGTCGACCTCGGCGACGGCAGCGCCTGGCGCGGGTTCCTCGCCATGGTGAAGCTGGGCGGCGACCACATCCTCACCGGCACCGACCACCTGCTCTTCCTGCTGATCCTGCTCCTGCCCGCACCGCTCGCGGCCACCGGACGGCGCTGGGACGGCCTGGTCGGCGCCCGGTCCGCGCTCGGCCGGATCGCCCGCATCACGCTCGCCTTCACCGTCGGGCACTCCGTCGCGCTGGCCGTCACCGCGCTCGGCCGCCTGGACATCCCGGACTGGCCGGTCGAGGCGTTCATCGCCGCCAGCATCCTCGTCGGCGCGATCCACGCGATCCGCCCCCTCTTCCCGGGCAAGGAGGCGCTCGTGGCCGGAGTCTTCGGGCTCGGCCACGGTATGGCGTTCTCCTTCGTCCTGGCGGAGATGCACCTGTCCACCGGACAGCTCGTGACCAGCCTCCTCGGCTTCAACCTCGGCATCGAACTGGTCCAGCTCCTGCTGGTCTGCCTGGCCCTGCCCTCGCTGCTGATGCTGGCACGCCTGCGCATCCAGCCCACGCTACGACTGGCCGGCGCCCTGCTCACCGGCACCGCGGCCGTCGGCTGGCTGGCCGACCGCCTCGGACTGCCCAACCCCGTCGCCCGGGCAGCCGACAGCGCCGGATCCCACACCACGCCGATGCTGGCCGCCCTCACGGTGACCGCACTCGCCGCCACCGCCTGGACCCTGGCCACCCGTCAGCACGCACGGCCCGGGCCGACCGAGCCCGCTGCGGCGACATGTCCCGAGTTGGAATCCTCCCCCTCGTAG
- a CDS encoding TetR/AcrR family transcriptional regulator produces the protein MATRTRNPERRGEPLSRERIVEAAIGLLDTAGEGGLTFRALAQCLATGPGAIYWHVAGKDELLSAATDAVVGGAMTTGTADASPQEAIRALALGVFDAIDAHPWIGTQLARAPGQSPMLRIFEHLGRQVQALGVPDDAQFTAVSALLHYILGVGEQNAANARAVPDTNRAEFLNTAAAVWADLDPDEYAFTRNVADRLRDHDDRTEFLAGIDLILSGIAALQ, from the coding sequence ATGGCAACCAGGACGCGCAATCCAGAGCGACGAGGGGAACCGCTCTCCCGGGAGCGCATCGTCGAGGCTGCGATCGGGCTTCTCGACACGGCGGGCGAGGGCGGACTCACGTTCCGCGCGCTGGCCCAGTGCCTCGCCACCGGGCCCGGTGCGATCTACTGGCATGTCGCGGGCAAGGATGAACTCCTCAGTGCCGCGACCGATGCCGTCGTCGGCGGTGCCATGACCACCGGCACCGCCGACGCATCGCCGCAGGAGGCGATCCGCGCCCTCGCGCTCGGTGTGTTCGACGCGATCGACGCCCACCCATGGATCGGCACTCAACTCGCCCGCGCCCCTGGGCAGTCACCGATGCTGCGGATCTTCGAGCACCTCGGGCGCCAGGTCCAAGCACTCGGAGTACCCGACGACGCTCAGTTCACCGCCGTGTCCGCGCTACTGCACTACATCCTCGGAGTGGGCGAACAGAACGCGGCCAACGCCCGCGCAGTGCCGGACACGAACCGGGCCGAGTTCCTCAACACCGCCGCGGCCGTATGGGCAGACCTCGATCCCGACGAGTACGCGTTCACCCGTAACGTCGCCGACCGACTCCGCGACCATGACGACCGAACAGAGTTCCTCGCCGGCATCGACCTCATCCTCAGCGGAATTGCTGCTCTTCAGTAG
- a CDS encoding aldo/keto reductase, giving the protein MSGNNTRSSQLTANGAPRAGGAGTIADRMVSRIGYGAMQLERLHADRDAAIALLRRALELGVDHVDTAQFYGDGFVNGLIRDAFRPEDGVVVVSKVGADPHPGGTIPLRPAQRPEQLRASVEDNLKTLGLDRIPVVNLRRMDTRPGLLAEGDQVVDLDDQLAVMTALRDEGKIGAIGLSNVTPHRLRQALPAGIACVQNAYSLVSRGEEEMLRLCRDERIAWVPYFPLGGAFPGWPSVTDDPAVIAAARARGCTPAQIGLAWLLHHSPNLLLIPGTADAGHLEANIATQAIELDAATLATLDAAGSPST; this is encoded by the coding sequence ATGTCGGGAAACAACACTCGTTCCTCTCAGCTCACGGCCAACGGCGCCCCGCGCGCGGGAGGGGCCGGGACGATCGCCGACCGTATGGTCTCCCGCATCGGATACGGCGCCATGCAGCTGGAGCGCTTGCACGCGGACCGCGACGCCGCGATCGCCCTTCTGCGCCGCGCGCTCGAGCTCGGCGTCGACCACGTCGACACCGCCCAGTTCTACGGCGACGGTTTCGTCAACGGGCTCATACGCGACGCGTTCCGCCCCGAGGACGGCGTGGTGGTCGTCAGCAAGGTCGGCGCCGATCCCCATCCGGGCGGCACCATTCCGTTGCGCCCCGCGCAGCGGCCCGAGCAGCTGCGGGCGAGCGTCGAGGACAACCTCAAGACCCTCGGCCTCGACCGGATCCCGGTGGTGAACCTTCGTCGCATGGACACCCGCCCGGGTCTGCTGGCCGAAGGCGACCAAGTGGTCGACCTGGACGACCAGCTCGCCGTGATGACCGCGCTGCGGGACGAGGGCAAGATCGGTGCGATCGGCCTGAGCAACGTCACCCCGCACCGACTGCGCCAGGCCCTTCCCGCCGGCATCGCCTGCGTGCAGAACGCCTACAGCCTGGTGTCACGCGGCGAGGAGGAGATGCTCCGGCTCTGCCGCGACGAGCGGATCGCCTGGGTGCCGTACTTCCCGCTGGGCGGTGCCTTCCCCGGCTGGCCGAGCGTGACCGACGATCCTGCCGTCATCGCCGCCGCGCGAGCCCGTGGCTGCACCCCCGCGCAGATCGGCCTCGCCTGGCTGCTCCACCACTCGCCGAACTTGCTGCTCATCCCGGGCACCGCGGACGCCGGGCACCTGGAGGCGAACATCGCCACCCAAGCCATCGAGCTCGATGCCGCCACACTGGCCACGCTGGACGCCGCCGGGTCGCCGTCCACGTGA
- a CDS encoding EthD family reductase encodes MTARFIVLFETPAGPEAFDRHYHDVHIPLARRLPGLRRYTIGRDLVAVRGGFPYYRVAELEWDSMDELHAAFASPEGRAAAADTAHLQKLAPVRSMIFTVDESVL; translated from the coding sequence ATGACCGCCCGTTTCATCGTCCTGTTCGAGACGCCCGCCGGCCCCGAGGCATTCGACCGGCACTACCACGATGTCCACATCCCGCTCGCACGCCGCCTTCCGGGGCTGCGCCGCTACACGATCGGCCGCGACCTGGTCGCCGTCCGCGGCGGCTTCCCCTACTACCGGGTCGCCGAGCTGGAATGGGACTCGATGGACGAGTTGCACGCCGCGTTCGCTTCACCCGAGGGACGCGCCGCCGCGGCCGACACGGCGCACCTGCAGAAACTCGCCCCGGTCCGCAGCATGATCTTCACTGTGGACGAGAGCGTCCTGTAG
- a CDS encoding dihydrofolate reductase family protein — MSVIVIEFITLDGIVSDPDGSAGSSRGGWAFRHGPEAVAGDKFRLGRTLDEGVLLLGRTTWQLFSRLWPGRDDPFAARMNAVPKLVASRTLTHIDTSVWANSQLLDGDLVDAVKREHRDVVVTGSLSVVDRLMAADMIDEYRLLTFPTLLGTGRRLFPTDGPHAELECLAAEQAGAVVLTRYRRAAR; from the coding sequence GTGAGCGTCATCGTCATCGAGTTCATCACCCTGGACGGGATCGTGTCCGACCCGGACGGGTCCGCCGGGTCGTCGCGGGGTGGCTGGGCATTCCGGCACGGCCCGGAGGCGGTCGCCGGGGACAAGTTCCGGCTCGGCCGCACGCTGGACGAGGGGGTACTGCTGCTCGGGCGCACCACCTGGCAGCTGTTCTCGCGGCTGTGGCCCGGTCGCGACGACCCGTTCGCCGCGCGGATGAACGCCGTGCCGAAGCTGGTCGCCTCCCGCACCCTGACCCACATCGACACGTCGGTGTGGGCGAACTCCCAGCTCCTTGACGGCGATCTGGTCGACGCCGTCAAGCGCGAGCACCGGGACGTGGTCGTCACCGGGAGCCTGAGCGTCGTGGACCGGCTGATGGCCGCGGACATGATCGACGAGTACCGGCTGCTGACCTTCCCCACCCTCCTCGGCACCGGCCGGCGGCTCTTCCCGACCGATGGCCCCCACGCCGAGCTGGAGTGCCTGGCCGCCGAGCAGGCCGGTGCCGTCGTCCTTACCCGCTACCGGAGGGCCGCCCGATGA
- a CDS encoding NAD(P)/FAD-dependent oxidoreductase produces MTTDVTIIGAGLGGLTLARVLHVHGIPATIYEAEISASARTQGGQLDIHDYNGQLALKAAGLFEEFLGLVHQGGEASRVLDKDGNVLLDEPDDGTGGRPEVLRGDLRRLLLDSLPADTIKWGRKATAVRPRLDGRHEVTFADGTIVETGLLVGADGAWSRIRPLLSEAQPEYVGISLIETYLFDADTRHPAGAKAVGGGSLFALAPGKGIQAHRESGGTLHTYVALSKSQDWFAGIDFTDSAAATARIAREFADWSPELTALITDGETAPVLRTVNALPIGHRWDRVPGATLLGDAAHLMPPSGEGANLAMYDGAELGRAIAAHPDDVEAALTEYEQALFPRGATAATEATRIHELCYGANAPHSLVDFFTG; encoded by the coding sequence ATGACCACTGACGTCACGATCATCGGCGCGGGGCTCGGAGGACTGACCCTCGCCCGCGTCCTCCACGTCCACGGCATCCCGGCGACGATCTACGAGGCGGAGATCTCGGCGAGCGCCCGCACACAGGGCGGCCAGCTCGACATCCACGACTACAACGGGCAGCTCGCCCTCAAGGCCGCAGGCCTGTTCGAGGAGTTCCTCGGCCTCGTCCACCAAGGCGGGGAGGCGTCGCGCGTGCTCGACAAGGACGGAAACGTGCTCCTCGACGAGCCGGACGACGGTACGGGCGGGCGTCCGGAGGTCCTCCGCGGCGACCTGCGGCGCCTTCTGCTCGACTCGCTGCCGGCCGACACGATCAAGTGGGGGCGCAAAGCCACCGCGGTCCGCCCGCGCCTCGACGGCCGGCACGAAGTGACGTTCGCGGACGGGACGATCGTAGAAACCGGTCTTCTGGTCGGTGCGGACGGGGCGTGGTCGCGGATCCGTCCGCTGCTGTCCGAGGCACAACCCGAGTACGTCGGCATCTCCCTCATCGAGACGTACCTGTTCGACGCCGACACCCGGCACCCGGCCGGCGCGAAGGCTGTCGGCGGCGGCTCGCTGTTCGCGCTCGCGCCGGGCAAGGGGATCCAGGCTCACCGGGAGAGCGGCGGGACCCTCCACACCTACGTGGCGCTCTCCAAGTCCCAGGACTGGTTCGCCGGCATCGATTTCACCGATTCAGCCGCGGCCACCGCACGAATAGCGCGGGAGTTCGCGGACTGGTCACCGGAGCTCACCGCACTGATCACCGACGGTGAGACCGCGCCGGTCCTGCGCACCGTCAACGCCCTGCCGATCGGGCACCGGTGGGATCGGGTGCCGGGAGCGACCCTGCTCGGCGACGCCGCCCACCTCATGCCTCCGTCCGGCGAGGGCGCCAACCTGGCCATGTACGACGGCGCCGAACTCGGCAGGGCCATCGCCGCGCATCCCGACGATGTCGAGGCCGCGCTCACCGAATACGAGCAGGCCCTGTTCCCCCGCGGCGCCACGGCCGCCACCGAAGCCACCCGCATCCACGAGCTCTGCTACGGCGCCAACGCACCCCACAGCCTCGTCGACTTCTTCACCGGCTGA
- a CDS encoding sigma-70 family RNA polymerase sigma factor gives MDFEQYRGELVAFCYRMLGSVHEAEDLVQETLLRAWKARDRYDPARASVRTWLYRIATNVCLTALEGRGRRPLPSGLGVPSDNPEAPLTPTLDVPWLEPFPDARFDVEIRADLRLAWVAAVQVLPARQRAVLVLREVLAFTAAEVAEQLGTTVAAVNSALQRARAALAAVGDAGAVSEPDDPEVRAVVQRYMQAFEAADVPALVRLLADDAVLEMPPVPLWYRGSRDYGRFMERVFRVRGKGWGMRELTAGGQPALAAYAPGRGGGHLLHTLQVFTVTDGRIAHNVVFADPRVFDAFELPGEIPAGEFRRER, from the coding sequence GTGGACTTCGAGCAGTACAGGGGTGAGTTGGTGGCGTTCTGCTACCGGATGCTGGGTTCGGTGCACGAGGCCGAGGATCTGGTGCAGGAGACGCTGCTGCGTGCATGGAAGGCCCGCGACCGCTACGACCCGGCGCGCGCGTCGGTGCGGACCTGGCTCTACCGGATCGCGACCAATGTGTGCCTGACCGCGCTGGAGGGCCGCGGGCGGCGTCCGCTGCCGTCCGGGCTGGGGGTGCCGAGCGACAACCCCGAGGCGCCACTGACGCCGACGCTCGATGTGCCCTGGCTGGAACCGTTCCCCGACGCGCGGTTCGATGTGGAGATCAGGGCAGATCTGCGACTTGCGTGGGTGGCGGCGGTGCAGGTCCTACCGGCGCGGCAGCGGGCGGTACTTGTGCTGCGCGAGGTGCTGGCGTTCACCGCCGCCGAGGTCGCCGAGCAGTTGGGGACTACGGTCGCGGCGGTCAACAGCGCGTTGCAGCGCGCCCGTGCCGCCCTCGCCGCTGTGGGCGATGCCGGTGCGGTCAGCGAGCCGGACGATCCCGAGGTGCGGGCGGTGGTCCAGCGGTACATGCAGGCGTTCGAGGCGGCGGACGTGCCCGCGCTGGTGCGGCTGCTGGCCGACGACGCGGTACTGGAGATGCCCCCGGTGCCGTTGTGGTACCGAGGCAGCCGGGACTACGGCCGGTTCATGGAGCGGGTGTTCCGGGTGCGTGGCAAGGGCTGGGGCATGCGGGAGCTCACCGCAGGCGGGCAGCCTGCGCTCGCCGCATACGCGCCGGGGCGCGGTGGCGGGCACCTGCTGCACACCCTGCAGGTCTTCACCGTCACCGACGGCCGCATCGCGCACAACGTGGTGTTCGCCGATCCGCGCGTGTTCGACGCCTTCGAACTGCCGGGGGAGATTCCCGCAGGCGAGTTCCGCCGGGAGCGATGA